The Brachyhypopomus gauderio isolate BG-103 chromosome 7, BGAUD_0.2, whole genome shotgun sequence genome has a window encoding:
- the LOC143519585 gene encoding myelin-associated glycoprotein-like isoform X2 gives MHLCFCLTIVCICILGVGGSEWSVSVPTSAPGLVGLCVHIPCRFSYPGPTQPAGKLTGIWFEASAKLQIYNSRHPEVADAQYVNRTRLVGSLARSECSLKIGPLGPSDAKGYVFRVEIDGLNKYTYLQQTVAVNITDAPPTPSVQCPGVLAEGVAVSLVCAVVHTCPEAPPVLRWSAIQAEQTIAQPQGRRLLRNVWEERAVLNLLPSAGSHGEVLRCTAAFPNGQNQSGPECKLVVEYAPKNVTAIVSSPLDSILEGDTVIVSCQADSHPPPHSYSWFWWVEGREQLLPAQRGHKLSINKVVKEPGQYWCRAENVMGAARSQPVLLDVLYQPEILKESWCSEISEQDLELNCLCIAHGNPQPSINWTIMGSQEPINGRVDTSRSGGHEAVVTLSASVVWNSSAEQFTALCVAENNLSSTIQTFTLTLNTTSGATVLSDAGPALGPWGPIMGMTVMTILFPQ, from the exons ATGCATCTCTGCTTTTGTCTCACGATTGTTTGTATCTGCATATTGG GAGTTGGGGGCAGTGAGTGGTCTGTGAGTGTCCCGACCTCTGCTCCTGGGCTGGTGGGTCTGTGTGTCCACATCCCTTGCAGGTTCTCCTACCCTGGGCCAACACAGCCAGCTGGCAAACTCACGGGGATCTGGTTCGAGGCCAGTGCAAAGCTGCAGATATACAACAGCAGGCACCCGGAAGTGGCAGACGCTCAGTATGTGAACAGAACCAGACTCGTTGGCTCTCTGGCCAGGAGTGAGTGCTCTCTGAAAATAGGTCCGCTGGGGCCGTCAGACGCCAAGGGCTACGTGTTTCGAGTTGAGATAGACGGCCTAAACAAATACACATACCTGCAACAGACCGTGGCAGTCAACATTACCG ACGCGCCTCCAACTCCCTCAGTGCAGTGTCCTGGCGTTCTGGCTGAGGGTGTGGCCGTGTCGCTCGTGTGTGCGGTGGTGCACACCTGTCCTGAGGCACCACCTGTCCTACGCTGGAGCGCCATCCAAGCCGAGCAGACGATCGCTCAACCGCAGGGACGACGTCTGCTCCGAAACGTCTGGGAGGAAAGAGCCGTGCTCAAtctactgccctctgctggaagCCACGGGGAAGTTTTGCGCTGCACTGCTGCGTTTCCCAATGGACAGAACCAGTCTGGGCCCGAATGCAAGCTGGTGGTTGAGT ATGCTCCCAAAAACGTGACAGCAATTGTGTCCTCTCCATTGGACTCGATCTTGGAAGGGGACACTGTGATCGTGTCCTGCCAGGCAGACAGTCACCCACCACCACATTCCTACTCTTGGTTCTGGTGGGTGGAGGGTAGGGAACAGCTCCTGCCAGCACAGAGAGGCCACAAGCTCTCCATAAACAAGGTAGTTAAGGAGCCGGGGCAGTATTGGTGCCGAGCGGAAAATGTGATGGGCGCCGCCCGCTCTCAGCCAGTCCTTCTGGATGTGCTAT ACCAGCCTGAGATCCTGAAGGAGAGCTGGTGTTCGGAGATCTCTGAGCAGGATCTGGAGCTGAACTGTCTCTGCATTGCCCATGGAAACCCACAGCCTTCCATCAACTGGACTATCATGGGTTCACAAGAGCCCATAAATG GCCGCGTAGACACGTCTCGGTCTGGAGGCCATGAGGCTGTAGTAACCCTCAGTGCTTCAGTGGTGTGGAACAGCTCAGCTGAACAGTTCACCGCACTGTGTGTGGCTGAAAATAACCTATCGAGCACCATCCAAACCTTCACACTGACTCTCAACA CCACATCTGGTGCTACTGTCCTGTCTGATGCTGGCCCTGCCCTGGGACCGTGGGGACCCATAATGGGAATGACTGTGATGACTATACTCTTTCCACAGTGA
- the LOC143519584 gene encoding sialoadhesin, producing the protein MSNCVQTAGMSLRSTVLISVIMFFQRGAPALMPSAPDRVSAQLGSCALLPCSFEPHSTTGQVDIRLRYRSSFMSLRSVAFSSDAGELQRSVQKHFAGRVALVGTLTEGDCSLIITNVSAKDPDVYEVQLKEQGRTWGKAKTVHLSVTNVPEQPMISAPQTVVAGKVSVLNCSVKVSCPSQPPRLQWVWERGGLEDRSVPGEEVRVQGRGQLPTLHSSLSFTAPHLVMPRVRCEAVYPGNKKSSTTRELRVNFPPTDVSIEITTLSVREGGRAQVACLCKADPPVTGYRWSLTQSGDTVTLMNRTPTIDILNVTRDTRVQCTVWNILGKGSSRPTTLNVQYTPVIVHNSSSCEWDGRRLACKCLVNSNPRPAVTWSVNGSVPPHDYNLTNSYSHNTLQESLQGWALTPLPVVCYAINSLGNDSHVLMQDRKGEVLWSLLPPLCGLFSLLFLLLILVLWGCRAGRSRRRRVAAYGPPVFPDSVNIYQDHIPLYINTSEVSHIYTNGSYQLVYQNCTPYFVRSKQVHKRQRRGARRQRRHRERDRPGPAGQTERDRQLPSSTDVDTAVYVEVI; encoded by the exons ATGTCCAACTGTGTCCAGACTGCAGGCATGTCTCTCAGGTCCACCGTACTCATCTCTGTCATCATGTTTT tCCAGAGAGGGGCACCTGCCCTCATGCCCTCTGCCCCAGACAGAGTGTCTGCCCAGCTGGGCTCCTGTGCCCTCCTGCCCTGCTCCTTCGAACCACACTCCACCACGGGGCAGGTGGACATCAGGCTGAGATACCGCTCCTCCTTCATGAGCCTAAGGAGCGTGGCCTTCAGCAGTGACGCAGGAGAGCTGCAGAGGAGTGTGCAGAAGCACTTCGCAGGGCGTGTGGCTCTGGTCGGGACCCTGACTGAGGGAGACTGTTCTCTCATCATCACAAACGTCAGCGCAAAGGACCCAGACGTGTACGAGGTACAGCTGAAGGAGCAAGGACGAACGTGGGGAAAAGCCAAAACCGTGCATCTGTCAGTGACCA ACGTCCCAGAGCAGCCGATGATCTCAGCCCCCCAGACAGTGGTTGCTGGGAAGGTGTCTGTGCTGAACTGTTCGGTAAAGGTGAGCTGCCCCTCTCAGCCCCCCAGGCTGCagtgggtgtgggagaggggtgggCTAGAGGATCGCAGCGTACCTGGAGAAGAGGTGAGGGTCCAGGGGCGGGGCCAGCTACCCACGctgcactcctctctctccttcacggcTCCTCACCTGGTCATGCCCCGGGTCAGGTGTGAGGCTGTGTATCCGGGCAACAAGAAAAGCTCCACAACCAGAGAGCTTCGTGTGAACT TCCCACCCACTGACGTCTCCATAGAGATCACTACCTTATCTGTGAGAGAAGGAGGACGTGCCCAGGTAGCTTGCTTGTGTAAGGCAGACCCACCTGTGACTGGCTACCGCTGGTCTTTAACCCAGTCGGGTGACACGGTGACCCTGATGAATCGAACACCCACCATCGACATCCTGAATGTCACTCGGGATACACGTGTCCAGTGTACTGTGTGGAACATCCTGGGAAAAGGCTCTTCCCGACCTACAACCCTCAATGTGCAGT ACACCCCAGTGATTGTACATAACTCCTCCTCCTGTGAGTGGGATGGGCGGCGTCTGGCATGTAAGTGCCTGGTGAACTCAAACCCGCGGCCGGCCGTTACCTGGAGTGTGAACGGCAGCGTTCCGCCCCACGACTACAACCTCACCAACTCGTACTCCCACAACACCCTGCAGGAGTCACTCCAGGGGTGGGCACTCACTCCCCTGCCTGTCGTCTGCTACGCCATCAACAGCCTTGGCAATGACTCTCATGTACTGATGCAGGACAggaaag GTGAGGTGCTGTGGTCTCTGCTGCCCCCCCTATGTGGTTTGTTCTCtttgctcttcctcctcctcatcctggtGCTGTGGGGCTGTAGGGCTGGACGGAG TAGGAGGAGGCGTGTAGCAGCCTACGGACCGCCTGTGTTCCCAGACAGTGTTAATATCTACCAGGACCACATACCTCTCTATATCAACACCTCTGAGGTCTCCCACATCTACACCAACGGCAGCTACCAACTCGTCTACCAAAACTGTACACCGTACTTTGTCCGCAGCAAGCAG GTCCataagagacagaggagaggagccagacgacagagacgacaccgggagagagacagacctgGCCCTGCAGgtcagacagagagggacagacagctGCCATCGTCTACAGATGTAGACACTGCAGTCTATGTGGAAGTGATCTGA
- the LOC143519585 gene encoding myelin-associated glycoprotein-like isoform X1: MHLCFCLTIVCICILGVGGSEWSVSVPTSAPGLVGLCVHIPCRFSYPGPTQPAGKLTGIWFEASAKLQIYNSRHPEVADAQYVNRTRLVGSLARSECSLKIGPLGPSDAKGYVFRVEIDGLNKYTYLQQTVAVNITDAPPTPSVQCPGVLAEGVAVSLVCAVVHTCPEAPPVLRWSAIQAEQTIAQPQGRRLLRNVWEERAVLNLLPSAGSHGEVLRCTAAFPNGQNQSGPECKLVVEYAPKNVTAIVSSPLDSILEGDTVIVSCQADSHPPPHSYSWFWWVEGREQLLPAQRGHKLSINKVVKEPGQYWCRAENVMGAARSQPVLLDVLYQPEILKESWCSEISEQDLELNCLCIAHGNPQPSINWTIMGSQEPINGRVDTSRSGGHEAVVTLSASVVWNSSAEQFTALCVAENNLSSTIQTFTLTLNSELTPSTSGATVLSDAGPALGPWGPIMGMTVMTILFPQ, encoded by the exons ATGCATCTCTGCTTTTGTCTCACGATTGTTTGTATCTGCATATTGG GAGTTGGGGGCAGTGAGTGGTCTGTGAGTGTCCCGACCTCTGCTCCTGGGCTGGTGGGTCTGTGTGTCCACATCCCTTGCAGGTTCTCCTACCCTGGGCCAACACAGCCAGCTGGCAAACTCACGGGGATCTGGTTCGAGGCCAGTGCAAAGCTGCAGATATACAACAGCAGGCACCCGGAAGTGGCAGACGCTCAGTATGTGAACAGAACCAGACTCGTTGGCTCTCTGGCCAGGAGTGAGTGCTCTCTGAAAATAGGTCCGCTGGGGCCGTCAGACGCCAAGGGCTACGTGTTTCGAGTTGAGATAGACGGCCTAAACAAATACACATACCTGCAACAGACCGTGGCAGTCAACATTACCG ACGCGCCTCCAACTCCCTCAGTGCAGTGTCCTGGCGTTCTGGCTGAGGGTGTGGCCGTGTCGCTCGTGTGTGCGGTGGTGCACACCTGTCCTGAGGCACCACCTGTCCTACGCTGGAGCGCCATCCAAGCCGAGCAGACGATCGCTCAACCGCAGGGACGACGTCTGCTCCGAAACGTCTGGGAGGAAAGAGCCGTGCTCAAtctactgccctctgctggaagCCACGGGGAAGTTTTGCGCTGCACTGCTGCGTTTCCCAATGGACAGAACCAGTCTGGGCCCGAATGCAAGCTGGTGGTTGAGT ATGCTCCCAAAAACGTGACAGCAATTGTGTCCTCTCCATTGGACTCGATCTTGGAAGGGGACACTGTGATCGTGTCCTGCCAGGCAGACAGTCACCCACCACCACATTCCTACTCTTGGTTCTGGTGGGTGGAGGGTAGGGAACAGCTCCTGCCAGCACAGAGAGGCCACAAGCTCTCCATAAACAAGGTAGTTAAGGAGCCGGGGCAGTATTGGTGCCGAGCGGAAAATGTGATGGGCGCCGCCCGCTCTCAGCCAGTCCTTCTGGATGTGCTAT ACCAGCCTGAGATCCTGAAGGAGAGCTGGTGTTCGGAGATCTCTGAGCAGGATCTGGAGCTGAACTGTCTCTGCATTGCCCATGGAAACCCACAGCCTTCCATCAACTGGACTATCATGGGTTCACAAGAGCCCATAAATG GCCGCGTAGACACGTCTCGGTCTGGAGGCCATGAGGCTGTAGTAACCCTCAGTGCTTCAGTGGTGTGGAACAGCTCAGCTGAACAGTTCACCGCACTGTGTGTGGCTGAAAATAACCTATCGAGCACCATCCAAACCTTCACACTGACTCTCAACAGTGAGCTAACTCCAT CCACATCTGGTGCTACTGTCCTGTCTGATGCTGGCCCTGCCCTGGGACCGTGGGGACCCATAATGGGAATGACTGTGATGACTATACTCTTTCCACAGTGA
- the LOC143519585 gene encoding myelin-associated glycoprotein-like isoform X3 — protein sequence MHLCFCLTIVCICILGVGGSEWSVSVPTSAPGLVGLCVHIPCRFSYPGPTQPAGKLTGIWFEASAKLQIYNSRHPEVADAQYVNRTRLVGSLARNAPPTPSVQCPGVLAEGVAVSLVCAVVHTCPEAPPVLRWSAIQAEQTIAQPQGRRLLRNVWEERAVLNLLPSAGSHGEVLRCTAAFPNGQNQSGPECKLVVEYAPKNVTAIVSSPLDSILEGDTVIVSCQADSHPPPHSYSWFWWVEGREQLLPAQRGHKLSINKVVKEPGQYWCRAENVMGAARSQPVLLDVLYQPEILKESWCSEISEQDLELNCLCIAHGNPQPSINWTIMGSQEPINGRVDTSRSGGHEAVVTLSASVVWNSSAEQFTALCVAENNLSSTIQTFTLTLNSELTPSTSGATVLSDAGPALGPWGPIMGMTVMTILFPQ from the exons ATGCATCTCTGCTTTTGTCTCACGATTGTTTGTATCTGCATATTGG GAGTTGGGGGCAGTGAGTGGTCTGTGAGTGTCCCGACCTCTGCTCCTGGGCTGGTGGGTCTGTGTGTCCACATCCCTTGCAGGTTCTCCTACCCTGGGCCAACACAGCCAGCTGGCAAACTCACGGGGATCTGGTTCGAGGCCAGTGCAAAGCTGCAGATATACAACAGCAGGCACCCGGAAGTGGCAGACGCTCAGTATGTGAACAGAACCAGACTCGTTGGCTCTCTGGCCAGGA ACGCGCCTCCAACTCCCTCAGTGCAGTGTCCTGGCGTTCTGGCTGAGGGTGTGGCCGTGTCGCTCGTGTGTGCGGTGGTGCACACCTGTCCTGAGGCACCACCTGTCCTACGCTGGAGCGCCATCCAAGCCGAGCAGACGATCGCTCAACCGCAGGGACGACGTCTGCTCCGAAACGTCTGGGAGGAAAGAGCCGTGCTCAAtctactgccctctgctggaagCCACGGGGAAGTTTTGCGCTGCACTGCTGCGTTTCCCAATGGACAGAACCAGTCTGGGCCCGAATGCAAGCTGGTGGTTGAGT ATGCTCCCAAAAACGTGACAGCAATTGTGTCCTCTCCATTGGACTCGATCTTGGAAGGGGACACTGTGATCGTGTCCTGCCAGGCAGACAGTCACCCACCACCACATTCCTACTCTTGGTTCTGGTGGGTGGAGGGTAGGGAACAGCTCCTGCCAGCACAGAGAGGCCACAAGCTCTCCATAAACAAGGTAGTTAAGGAGCCGGGGCAGTATTGGTGCCGAGCGGAAAATGTGATGGGCGCCGCCCGCTCTCAGCCAGTCCTTCTGGATGTGCTAT ACCAGCCTGAGATCCTGAAGGAGAGCTGGTGTTCGGAGATCTCTGAGCAGGATCTGGAGCTGAACTGTCTCTGCATTGCCCATGGAAACCCACAGCCTTCCATCAACTGGACTATCATGGGTTCACAAGAGCCCATAAATG GCCGCGTAGACACGTCTCGGTCTGGAGGCCATGAGGCTGTAGTAACCCTCAGTGCTTCAGTGGTGTGGAACAGCTCAGCTGAACAGTTCACCGCACTGTGTGTGGCTGAAAATAACCTATCGAGCACCATCCAAACCTTCACACTGACTCTCAACAGTGAGCTAACTCCAT CCACATCTGGTGCTACTGTCCTGTCTGATGCTGGCCCTGCCCTGGGACCGTGGGGACCCATAATGGGAATGACTGTGATGACTATACTCTTTCCACAGTGA